One Deltaproteobacteria bacterium HGW-Deltaproteobacteria-18 genomic window carries:
- a CDS encoding mitomycin resistance protein, translating into MNPAKVRRDKLRDLTDLPNIGPAMARDLRLLGFERPDQLIGQNPQTLYDRLCELTGTRQDPCVLDVFVSVTRFMDGDEPRSWWFYTPERKS; encoded by the coding sequence GTGAACCCTGCCAAAGTCAGGCGCGACAAGCTTCGAGATCTGACCGACCTGCCCAACATCGGCCCGGCCATGGCCCGGGATCTGCGGCTGCTCGGCTTCGAGCGCCCGGACCAGCTCATCGGCCAGAACCCGCAAACCCTCTACGACCGCCTCTGTGAACTGACCGGAACACGGCAGGACCCCTGCGTGCTGGATGTTTTCGTATCCGTGACCCGGTTCATGGACGGGGACGAGCCCAGATCCTGGTGGTTCTACACGCCGGAAAGAAAGTCCTGA
- a CDS encoding DUF1992 domain-containing protein, with protein MNILADLAERAILEAQQRGEFENLSGQGQPLAETSDPFMPETLRMAYKVLKNAGYVPREIQSQREIRSLIECLERETDEARKMRQIQKVQLFIARAKLEHGGLLQEENENYFRKVVARVTLNKA; from the coding sequence ATGAACATTCTCGCCGATCTGGCTGAAAGGGCAATTCTGGAGGCCCAGCAGCGCGGCGAATTCGAGAATTTGAGCGGCCAGGGCCAGCCATTGGCCGAGACAAGCGACCCCTTCATGCCCGAAACGCTGCGCATGGCCTACAAGGTGCTCAAGAATGCCGGCTACGTGCCCAGGGAGATTCAGTCCCAGCGGGAGATCAGATCGCTCATCGAGTGCCTGGAACGAGAAACGGACGAAGCCCGAAAGATGCGCCAGATACAGAAAGTCCAGCTCTTCATCGCCAGGGCCAAGCTCGAGCATGGCGGCCTGCTGCAGGAAGAAAACGAAAACTATTTCCGCAAAGTCGTGGCTCGCGTCACGCTCAATAAAGCCTGA
- a CDS encoding glutamate synthase: MCRLFALTSSEPVSPMDAIRALDVMREGHDGSGVGLYLSDLGGPFESMKGCPTLSGIFTDAGVERLDAFMDSKGFTLRHDLAITPKGPMPTWTPRRDRYIVRTYDIPAEWNDLSEEEKGLGYLKTRLELKHMGLADESITVFSFWPDTVMIKEIGDPLQVGEYLGLDRPEIMSRLVLAQGRQNTNYAINLYACHPFFVEGISTMTNGENTAFIPIRDYLAAQGIPGYEGYNSDSEVFTHILHYTIKKLGLPFEAYKHIITPLKDHEMKDHPDKEFLSKLKQICRRLIIDGPNCVIGCLPDKSMFMVQDSKKLRPGVVGGRPGIYAFSSEICGLDLAIPDRDKSQDFQPMHLDSAIVGPDRQEIKVCRQTQPLALPN, translated from the coding sequence ATGTGTCGATTGTTTGCGCTGACCAGCAGCGAACCCGTCTCCCCCATGGATGCCATCCGGGCCTTGGATGTCATGCGCGAGGGGCACGACGGATCAGGAGTCGGCCTTTATTTATCGGATCTGGGCGGCCCGTTCGAGTCCATGAAGGGTTGTCCCACACTGTCGGGAATCTTCACCGATGCCGGTGTCGAACGTCTGGACGCTTTCATGGATTCCAAGGGTTTTACCCTGAGGCACGACCTCGCCATCACGCCCAAAGGCCCCATGCCGACATGGACCCCACGGCGTGATCGTTACATCGTGAGGACCTATGACATCCCCGCCGAATGGAATGACCTGAGCGAAGAGGAGAAAGGCCTCGGTTACCTGAAAACCCGGCTTGAACTCAAGCACATGGGTCTGGCCGACGAAAGCATCACCGTTTTCTCCTTCTGGCCGGACACGGTCATGATCAAGGAGATCGGAGATCCATTGCAGGTCGGCGAGTATCTGGGGCTTGACCGGCCCGAGATAATGAGCCGCCTCGTTCTGGCCCAGGGGCGCCAGAACACCAACTACGCCATCAATCTCTACGCCTGCCATCCTTTCTTCGTCGAAGGGATCAGCACCATGACCAATGGCGAAAATACGGCCTTCATCCCCATCCGCGACTATCTCGCAGCCCAGGGGATTCCCGGCTACGAAGGCTACAACTCCGATTCGGAAGTTTTCACCCACATCCTGCACTACACGATCAAGAAGCTGGGCCTGCCCTTCGAAGCGTACAAGCACATCATCACGCCGCTCAAAGACCATGAAATGAAGGACCACCCTGACAAGGAGTTCCTGTCCAAGCTGAAGCAGATCTGCCGCCGCCTCATCATCGACGGCCCCAACTGCGTCATCGGCTGCCTGCCGGACAAGTCCATGTTCATGGTCCAGGACAGCAAGAAGCTGCGCCCCGGCGTGGTCGGAGGCCGGCCCGGCATCTACGCGTTCTCTTCCGAGATCTGCGGCCTGGACCTGGCCATCCCCGATCGCGACAAGTCCCAGGATTTTCAACCCATGCATCTTGATTCGGCCATTGTCGGCCCGGACCGCCAGGAGATCAAAGTATGTCGGCAAACACAGCCATTAGCCCTTCCCAACTGA